The following are encoded in a window of Drosophila simulans strain w501 chromosome 3L, Prin_Dsim_3.1, whole genome shotgun sequence genomic DNA:
- the LOC6734666 gene encoding uncharacterized protein LOC6734666: protein MWLSLIFIACLAGASSGSLAADEKNPVEKGFVPRYTPVAEGKRQDLNLPTEVGIEQQKRPPAGDKKPWRRVQYGYEGGPTAAWAAPSPPAAILSILNPLLAPGLLLLGVNLGALLYMLLGLLGMAPYRSGSASRLASHPETNSQFWPDDHSFYHRDDRHNLDEGKETAVYF from the coding sequence ATGTGGCTGTCGCTTATCTTTATTGCCTGTCTAGCCGGCGCAAGCAGTGGATCTTTGGCTGCCGATGAGAAGAACCCGGTGGAGAAGGGATTTGTGCCCCGCTACACTCCGGTGGCCGAGGGCAAGCGACAGGATCTGAATTTACCCACTGAAGTAGGCATCGAGCAGCAAAAGAGACCTCCTGCTGGCGATAAGAAACCCTGGCGACGAGTGCAGTACGGATACGAAGGAGGGCCGACGGCTGCCTGGGCTGCTCCTTCACCTCCAGCTGCCATACTGTCCATCCTGAATCCTCTGCTTGCACCGGGATTGCTTCTTTTGGGTGTGAATTTGGGAGCTCTGCTGTACATGCTGCTGGGACTCCTGGGAATGGCTCCTTATCGCAGTGGCAGCGCCAGCCGGTTAGCCTCGCATCCGGAAACCAACTCCCAATTCTGGCCGGACGATCATAGCTTCTACCACCGAGACGATAGACACAATCTGGATGAGGGCAAGGAAACGGCTGTGTATTTTTAG
- the LOC6737403 gene encoding kinesin-like protein KIF18A isoform X2 — translation MPSEQHTNIKVAVRVRPYNVRELEQKQRSIIKVMDRSALLFDPDEEDDEFFFQGAKQPYRDITKRMNKKLTMEFDRVFDIDNSNQDLFEECTAPLVDAVLNGYNCSVFVYGATGAGKTFTMLGSEAHPGLTYLTMQDLFDKIQAQNDVRKFDVGVSYLEVYNEHVMNLLTKSGPLKLREDNNGVVVSGLCLTPIYSAEELLRMLMLGNSHRTQHPTDANAESSRSHAIFQVHIRITERKTDTKRTVKLSMIDLAGSERAASTKGIGVRFKEGASINKSLLALGNCINKLADGLKHIPYRDSNLTRILKDSLGGNCRTLMVANVSMSSLTYEDTYNTLKYASRAKKIRTTLKQNVLKSKMPTEFYVKKIDEVVAENERLKERNKALEAKATQLERAGNSGFDPQELKPWYSKIDAVYAAARQLQEHVLGMRSKIKNINYRQTLKKELEEFRKLMCVDQRVCQEDFRRFANYMSTLTSQMEKYKEELPSWLSKMEIAYQDLESLKREVNKSKAYQILIVYVKYKDLELQLTKQNIFNNHVNAINQELVENLDLMRKSFRTACEVLNQTYDRLEDGQKLTPEIEAVFERLLRKMRFADSEANTKMAEMNPLVVPVALRSGKEEEEPTCSLTASAKKRQRQAAQSDDDLHLSMEDFDSQDTESDSEELHRTFKRPRNLNETQVLGPSSSSSSSSSARKALTATVTKPRNVQQRLVSDLISDQNVRGGNEKIKKAKFFC, via the exons ATGCCTTCGGAGCAGCATACGAATATAAAAGTGGCGGTTCGCGTACGGCCGTATAATGTCCGTGAATTGGAGCAAAAACAGCGGAGTATTATAAAGGTCATGGATCGATCGGCACTGCTGTTCGATCCCGATGAGGAGGACGATGAGTTCTTCTTTCAGGGCGCCAAGCAACCGTACCGCGACATCACCAAGCGGATGAACAAAAAGTTGACCATGGAATTCGACAGGGTCTTCGATATAGACAATTCCAACCAGGATCTGTTCGAGGAGTGCACGGCGCCGCTGGTCGACGCGGTGTTAAATGG ATACAACTGCTCGGTATTTGTATATGGAGCCACTGGCGCCGGAAAAACATTCACAATGCTGGGCAGCGAGGCTCATCCGGGTCTGACCTATCTTACCATGCAAGATCTCTTCGATAAGATCCAAGCGCAGAATGATGTGCGCAAGTTCGATGTGGGGGTATCCTATCTAGAGGTGTACAACGAGCATGTGATGAATCTGCTAACCAAATCGGGCCCTTTGAAACTTCGCGAGGACAACAATGGCGTGGTGGTCAGTGGTCTTTGTCTCACGCCCATCTACAGTGCCGAGGAGCTGTTAAGAATGCTGATGCTGGGCAACTCGCATCGCACCCAGCACCCCACAGATGCCAATGCAGAGAGCTCCAGGTCACATGCCATCTTTCAGGTGCACATCAGGATCACGGAGCGCAAGACCGACACGAAAAGGACTGTCAAGCTATCCATGATCGATCTGGCGGGCAGTGAGAGGGCGGCCAGCACGAAAGGCATTGGAGTGCGGTTCAAGGAAGGCGCCAGCATCAACAAAAGTCTCTTAGCCTTGGGAAATTGCATCAACAAGCTAGCCGACGGCTTAAAGCACATCCCGTACCGCGACTCGAACCTGACACGCATCCTGAAGGACTCGTTGGGCGGAAATTGTCGCACATTGATGGTGGCCAATGTCTCGATGAGCTCACTGACCTATGAAGACACCTATAACACCCTCAAGTACGCCAGCCGAGCTAAGAAGATACGCACGACTCTGAAACAGAATGTCCTCAAGTCGAAGATGCCTACCGAGTTCTATGTGAAGAAGATCGACGAGGTGGTAGCCGAAAACGAGCGACTTAAGGAGCGCAACAAGGCGCTGGAGGCCAAGGCCACTCAGTTGGAGCGCGCCGGCAATAGTGGATTCGATCCGCAGGAGCTTAAGCCGTGGTACAGCAAAATAGACGCTGTATATGCGGCCGCCCGGCAGCTTCAGGAGCACGTCCTTGGTATGCGTAGCAAGATCAAGAACATCAACTACCGGCAGACACTGAAAAAGGAACTGGAGGAGTTCAGGAAGCTGATGTGTGTCGACCAGCGAGTGTGCCAGGAG GACTTTCGGCGCTTTGCGAACTACATGAGCACACTGACCAGCCAGATGGAGAAGTACAAGGAGGAGTTGCCCAGCTGGCTGAGTAAGATGGAGATTGCCTACCAGGATCTAGAAAGTCTAAAGCGGGAGGTTAATAAATCGAAGGCCTACCAGATACTCATTGTATACGTTAAGTACAAGGATCTCGAGCTGCAGCTGACCAAGCAGAATATCTTCAACAATCACGTGAACGCAATTAACCAGGAGCTGGTTGAGAACTTGGATCTGATGCGAAAGTCCTTCCGAACAGCCTGCGAAGTGCTCAACCAGACATACGATCGCCTGGAGGATGGTCAGAAGCTGACGCCGGAGATTGAGGCGGTCTTCGAAAGGTTGCTGCGAAAGATGCGGTTCGCCGACTCCGAGGCCAACACCAAAATGGCCGAGATGAATCCGCTGGTGGTGCCTGTGGCTCTGCGCAGCGGCAAGGAGGAAGAAGAGCCCACATGCAGCCTCACGGCCAGCGCCAAAAAGCGACAAAGGCAAGCGGCTCAGAGCGACGACGATCTGCATTTGAGCATGGAGGACTTCGATAGCCAGGACACCGAATCAGATTCCGAAGAGCTGCACAGAACCTTCAAGAGGCCACGAAATCTAAACGAAACGCAGGTCCTGGGTCCCAGCAGCAGTAGTTCCAGCAGCAGTAGCGCAAGGAAGGCTCTCACGGCGACGGTCACCAAGCCGCGAAACGTCCAACAGCGACTGGTCAGCGATCTGATATCCGATCAGAATGTGCGCGGTGGCAATGAAAAGATCAAGAAGG Cgaaatttttttgttaa
- the LOC6737401 gene encoding small VCP/p97-interacting protein — MGACLSCCGQSAEETNLMPSPEERRQQQLDAAEKRRQENEHRGIKNPDSVRRQQQRAEEMQRREEEAARQGQGQPNLRWQTS, encoded by the exons ATGGGCGCCTGTCTATCCTGCTGCGGCCAAAGCGCCGAGGAAACCAACCTGATGCCATCGCCt GAGGAGCGCCGCCAGCAGCAGTTGGATGCGGCGGAAAAGCGTCGCCAGGAGAACGAACATCGGGGCATCAAGAATCCGGACAGCGTACGCCGACAGCAACAAAGAGCGGAGGAAATGCAGCGCAGGGAGGAGGAGGCCGCCCGTCAGGGTCAAGGACAGCCCAATCTTAGG TGGCAAACTAGCTAA
- the LOC6737403 gene encoding kinesin-like protein KIF18A isoform X1 translates to MPSEQHTNIKVAVRVRPYNVRELEQKQRSIIKVMDRSALLFDPDEEDDEFFFQGAKQPYRDITKRMNKKLTMEFDRVFDIDNSNQDLFEECTAPLVDAVLNGYNCSVFVYGATGAGKTFTMLGSEAHPGLTYLTMQDLFDKIQAQNDVRKFDVGVSYLEVYNEHVMNLLTKSGPLKLREDNNGVVVSGLCLTPIYSAEELLRMLMLGNSHRTQHPTDANAESSRSHAIFQVHIRITERKTDTKRTVKLSMIDLAGSERAASTKGIGVRFKEGASINKSLLALGNCINKLADGLKHIPYRDSNLTRILKDSLGGNCRTLMVANVSMSSLTYEDTYNTLKYASRAKKIRTTLKQNVLKSKMPTEFYVKKIDEVVAENERLKERNKALEAKATQLERAGNSGFDPQELKPWYSKIDAVYAAARQLQEHVLGMRSKIKNINYRQTLKKELEEFRKLMCVDQRVCQEDFRRFANYMSTLTSQMEKYKEELPSWLSKMEIAYQDLESLKREVNKSKAYQILIVYVKYKDLELQLTKQNIFNNHVNAINQELVENLDLMRKSFRTACEVLNQTYDRLEDGQKLTPEIEAVFERLLRKMRFADSEANTKMAEMNPLVVPVALRSGKEEEEPTCSLTASAKKRQRQAAQSDDDLHLSMEDFDSQDTESDSEELHRTFKRPRNLNETQVLGPSSSSSSSSSARKALTATVTKPRNVQQRLVSDLISDQNVRGGNEKIKKALLKSNHFTAQGLQRTLAAASLAKENVKYNANYVRKSPRALMAKALAGTSTLTRKPLGSASKEPPLVKFNRAASFRLKK, encoded by the exons ATGCCTTCGGAGCAGCATACGAATATAAAAGTGGCGGTTCGCGTACGGCCGTATAATGTCCGTGAATTGGAGCAAAAACAGCGGAGTATTATAAAGGTCATGGATCGATCGGCACTGCTGTTCGATCCCGATGAGGAGGACGATGAGTTCTTCTTTCAGGGCGCCAAGCAACCGTACCGCGACATCACCAAGCGGATGAACAAAAAGTTGACCATGGAATTCGACAGGGTCTTCGATATAGACAATTCCAACCAGGATCTGTTCGAGGAGTGCACGGCGCCGCTGGTCGACGCGGTGTTAAATGG ATACAACTGCTCGGTATTTGTATATGGAGCCACTGGCGCCGGAAAAACATTCACAATGCTGGGCAGCGAGGCTCATCCGGGTCTGACCTATCTTACCATGCAAGATCTCTTCGATAAGATCCAAGCGCAGAATGATGTGCGCAAGTTCGATGTGGGGGTATCCTATCTAGAGGTGTACAACGAGCATGTGATGAATCTGCTAACCAAATCGGGCCCTTTGAAACTTCGCGAGGACAACAATGGCGTGGTGGTCAGTGGTCTTTGTCTCACGCCCATCTACAGTGCCGAGGAGCTGTTAAGAATGCTGATGCTGGGCAACTCGCATCGCACCCAGCACCCCACAGATGCCAATGCAGAGAGCTCCAGGTCACATGCCATCTTTCAGGTGCACATCAGGATCACGGAGCGCAAGACCGACACGAAAAGGACTGTCAAGCTATCCATGATCGATCTGGCGGGCAGTGAGAGGGCGGCCAGCACGAAAGGCATTGGAGTGCGGTTCAAGGAAGGCGCCAGCATCAACAAAAGTCTCTTAGCCTTGGGAAATTGCATCAACAAGCTAGCCGACGGCTTAAAGCACATCCCGTACCGCGACTCGAACCTGACACGCATCCTGAAGGACTCGTTGGGCGGAAATTGTCGCACATTGATGGTGGCCAATGTCTCGATGAGCTCACTGACCTATGAAGACACCTATAACACCCTCAAGTACGCCAGCCGAGCTAAGAAGATACGCACGACTCTGAAACAGAATGTCCTCAAGTCGAAGATGCCTACCGAGTTCTATGTGAAGAAGATCGACGAGGTGGTAGCCGAAAACGAGCGACTTAAGGAGCGCAACAAGGCGCTGGAGGCCAAGGCCACTCAGTTGGAGCGCGCCGGCAATAGTGGATTCGATCCGCAGGAGCTTAAGCCGTGGTACAGCAAAATAGACGCTGTATATGCGGCCGCCCGGCAGCTTCAGGAGCACGTCCTTGGTATGCGTAGCAAGATCAAGAACATCAACTACCGGCAGACACTGAAAAAGGAACTGGAGGAGTTCAGGAAGCTGATGTGTGTCGACCAGCGAGTGTGCCAGGAG GACTTTCGGCGCTTTGCGAACTACATGAGCACACTGACCAGCCAGATGGAGAAGTACAAGGAGGAGTTGCCCAGCTGGCTGAGTAAGATGGAGATTGCCTACCAGGATCTAGAAAGTCTAAAGCGGGAGGTTAATAAATCGAAGGCCTACCAGATACTCATTGTATACGTTAAGTACAAGGATCTCGAGCTGCAGCTGACCAAGCAGAATATCTTCAACAATCACGTGAACGCAATTAACCAGGAGCTGGTTGAGAACTTGGATCTGATGCGAAAGTCCTTCCGAACAGCCTGCGAAGTGCTCAACCAGACATACGATCGCCTGGAGGATGGTCAGAAGCTGACGCCGGAGATTGAGGCGGTCTTCGAAAGGTTGCTGCGAAAGATGCGGTTCGCCGACTCCGAGGCCAACACCAAAATGGCCGAGATGAATCCGCTGGTGGTGCCTGTGGCTCTGCGCAGCGGCAAGGAGGAAGAAGAGCCCACATGCAGCCTCACGGCCAGCGCCAAAAAGCGACAAAGGCAAGCGGCTCAGAGCGACGACGATCTGCATTTGAGCATGGAGGACTTCGATAGCCAGGACACCGAATCAGATTCCGAAGAGCTGCACAGAACCTTCAAGAGGCCACGAAATCTAAACGAAACGCAGGTCCTGGGTCCCAGCAGCAGTAGTTCCAGCAGCAGTAGCGCAAGGAAGGCTCTCACGGCGACGGTCACCAAGCCGCGAAACGTCCAACAGCGACTGGTCAGCGATCTGATATCCGATCAGAATGTGCGCGGTGGCAATGAAAAGATCAAGAAGG CTCTACTCAAGTCTAATCACTTTACGGCGCAAGGACTTCAGAGAACCTTGGCGGCTGCTTCTTTGGCCAAGGAAAACGTAAAATACAACGCCAACTATGTGCGCAAGAGTCCACGAGCGCTAATGGCCAAAG CTCTTGCAGGCACCTCGACGCTGACGAGAAAACCACTGGGATCGGCCAGTAAGGAGCCGCCTTTGGTCAAATTCAATCGAGCAGCTTCGTTCCGCCTGAAGAAGTAG
- the LOC6737402 gene encoding pyridoxal kinase, giving the protein MAGATNADIKRVLSIQSHVVHGYVGNKVATYPLQLLGFDVDPLNSVQFSNHTGYKTFKGPVSNEKELATIFEGLEENELLPLYSHLLTGYIGNPLFLRQVGHILKKLRQANPGLVYVCDPVMGDNGQLYVPKELLPVYRDEIIPLADIITPNQFEVELLTEKEVRSEAAVWEAMEWFHHRGIKTVVISSSDLGQPGVLRAFLSQQNGPRLAIDIPKQGGKDLVFTGTGDLFASLFLAHSHGSKDIANVFEKTIASLQAVIKRTVASLPSGGNGPVKAAERELKLVQSKTEIEQPQVLLKAQRLN; this is encoded by the exons ATGGCAGGTGCAACCAATGCGGACATCAAGCGGGTTCTATCCATCCAGAGCCATGTGGTCCACGGCTATGTGGGAAACAAGGTGGCCACATATCCACTGCAG CTGCTGGGCTTCGATGTGGATCCACTCAACTCGGTCCAGTTCTCCAATCACACGGGCTACAAGACCTTCAAGGGTCCCGTCTCCAATGAAAAGGAATTGG CCACCATTTTCGAGGGTCTGGAGGAGAACGAGCTGCTGCCATTGTACTCACACCTCTTGACCGGCTACATTGGTAATCCATTGTTCCTGCGCCAGGTGGGCCACATTCTCAAGAAGCTGCGTCAAGCTAATCCTGGCCTGGTGTACGTCTGTGATCCGGTGATGGGTGACAACGGTCAGCTCTATGTGCCCAAGGAACTTTTGCCCGTGTATCGGGACGAGATCATTCCACTAGCGGACATCATCACTCCCAATCAGTTCGAGGTGGAGTTGCTCACGGAAAAGGAGGTACGCAGCGAGGCGGCTGTTTGGGAGGCAATGGAGTGGTTCCATCACCGTGGCATCAAAACAGTGGTCATTTCCAGCAGTGATCTTGGCCAGCCCGGCGTTTTGCGTGCCTTCCTTAGCCAGCAGAATGGACCCCGCCTGGCCATTGATATTCCGAAGCAGGGTGGCAAGGATTTGGTCTTCACTGGCACCGGCGATCTCTTCGCCTCCCTTTTCCTGGCCCACAGTCATGGCAGCAAGGATATAGCCAATGTTTTCGAGAAAACCATCGCCAGTTTGCAGGCGGTGATCAAGCGAACTGTGGCTTCTCTGCCCAGCGGTGGAAACGGCCCAGTCAAAGCAGCCGAGCGGGAACTGAAGCTGGTGCAGTCGAAGACGGAGATTGAACAGCCCCAGGTGCTCCTCAAAGCGCAGCGACTTAACTAG
- the LOC27209462 gene encoding ribosome-recycling factor, mitochondrial, with translation MLRSALHLAALGVRQTRVTSSSPRSPLILQNNLENTKYLQVARDYAKGKDKKKEKGGKGKSGKVEINEQQLREILNFDGLNSQMQKSVMQMKEDFVKHLSLRSTSGAIDTLRIKVDGQEHELQELAQISRKNPKTIIVNMIGFPQTIPDVLKAIEKSGMNLNPQQDGTTLFIPIPKVTKEHRENLSKNAKALFVKYRDAIRGVQNEHIRKLKKQPELGKDDAFAAQAQVTAIADRFISEADKLLASKQKELLGD, from the coding sequence atgctgcGAAGTGCACTGCATTTAGCTGCTCTAGGTGTGCGCCAGACGCGAGTGACAAGCTCCTCACCGAGATCACCTTTAATCCTGCAAAATAATCTAGAAAATACGAAATATCTGCAAGTGGCGCGCGATTATGCAAAGGGCAAGgacaaaaagaaggaaaaaggCGGCAAGGGAAAGTCGGGCAAGGTGGAAATCaatgagcagcagctgcgcgaGATCCTCAATTTCGATGGCCTGAATAGCCAGATGCAGAAGTCCGTGATGCAGATGAAGGAGGACTTTGTGAAGCACCTGTCGCTGCGGTCCACCAGCGGTGCCATCGACACACTGCGCATCAAAGTCGATGGCCAGGAGCACGAGCTGCAGGAACTGGCCCAAATTTCCCGCAAGAATCCCAAGACCATTATCGTCAACATGATTGGCTTCCCGCAAACGATTCCCGATGTCCTTAAGGCCATCGAAAAGAGTGGCATGAACCTAAATCCCCAGCAGGATGGCACTACCCTGTTCATACCCATCCCAAAGGTCACCAAGGAGCACAGGGAAAATCTATCCAAGAATGCCAAAGCTCTGTTCGTCAAATATCGCGATGCCATACGAGGTGTCCAGAACGAACACATTCGCAAGCTGAAGAAACAACCGGAACTGGGCAAGGATGATGCCTTTGCCGCCCAGGCTCAGGTCACTGCCATCGCGGATCGCTTCATCTCGGAGGCGGACAAGTTGCTGGCCAGCAAGCAGAAGGAGCTGCTGGGCGACTAG